A segment of the Mercurialis annua linkage group LG4, ddMerAnnu1.2, whole genome shotgun sequence genome:
tctttttttagcaattaaagaagCCAAATCCATAGCCAGCATTGCTTTTCCCATGATATTAACCGCCCTTTTACTCTACCCTCGTTCTTTAATCTCCATGCTCTTCCTCGGCCGTCTCGGCGACCTTGCTTTAGCCGGCGGCTCGTTAGCCATCGGGTTCGCTAATATCACCGGTTACTCTATTCTCTCCGGTCTCGCCATGGGAATGGAGCCCATTTGCGGCCAAGCTTTCGGTGCTAAAAGATTCAAACTTCTCGGCTTAACTTTACAACGAACCATTCTTTTGCTTCTCTTGATTTCGTTTCCCATCTCTTTTTTATGGCTCAACATGAAGAAAATTCTAATCTTTTGCGGCCAAGAAGAAGATATAGCTACCGAAGCGCAATCCTACATTATTTATTCAATTCCTGACCTAATTTTGCAGTCTTTTTTACATCCCTTACGTATATATCTTAGAACTCAGTCAATAACTCTGCCGTTAACATACTGTGCAGCTTTTTCTATTCTTCTTCACGTACCcattaattattttcttgtGTACGTACTTAATCTTGGAATCAAAGGCGTTGCTTTGAGTGGGATTTGGACAAATTTCAACCTCGTTGCTTCATTAATCATTTATATTCTGTTCTCCGGCGTGTATAAGAAAACTTGGTGTGGAGTTTCATTAGAATGCTTAAAAGGATGGagaattttgttaaatttagcGGTTCCGAGTTGCGTTTCTGTTTGTCTTGAATGGTGGTGGTACGAGATTATGATTTTGTTATGCGGGTTGTTGATAAATCCAAGAGCTACGGTTGCTTCAAT
Coding sequences within it:
- the LOC126676429 gene encoding protein DETOXIFICATION 49-like; translated protein: MCMLSSPSHSCKSNPSSTKVQLQQSDMLSTPLFPHNPTSHKNPPKSHLFLAIKEAKSIASIAFPMILTALLLYPRSLISMLFLGRLGDLALAGGSLAIGFANITGYSILSGLAMGMEPICGQAFGAKRFKLLGLTLQRTILLLLLISFPISFLWLNMKKILIFCGQEEDIATEAQSYIIYSIPDLILQSFLHPLRIYLRTQSITLPLTYCAAFSILLHVPINYFLVYVLNLGIKGVALSGIWTNFNLVASLIIYILFSGVYKKTWCGVSLECLKGWRILLNLAVPSCVSVCLEWWWYEIMILLCGLLINPRATVASMGILIQTTALIYIFPSSLSFSVSTRVGNELGANNPQNAKIAAIIGLCSSFVLGFCALFFAFMVRNVWAFMFTQDSEIIALTSMVLPIIGLCELGNCPQTTGCGVLRGTARPKTGANVNLACFYLVGMPVAVWLSFYIGLDFKGLWFGLLAAQGSCVVTMLVVLTRTDWEVQAIRAKQLTGNVPIDDQVTEEENTKLLSNSLTDGDSSV